The following proteins come from a genomic window of Streptomyces sp. Sge12:
- a CDS encoding DUF3592 domain-containing protein, which yields MNLVMTVLLLAVVASAAFCFFGLMLIKGEGAELKKMTELYESGVEVRAELVSLVPFGTDGYASAVYEWQSPEGSGRHQKGASVGHAHVVGESYPLVFDPQNIRRVHLGTKVAVRRERKRRLGYVRNARRMALLALAGGALATVGLIISP from the coding sequence GTGAACCTGGTGATGACCGTGCTCCTCCTTGCCGTCGTCGCATCCGCGGCCTTCTGTTTCTTCGGCCTGATGCTGATCAAAGGCGAAGGAGCGGAGCTCAAGAAGATGACGGAGCTGTACGAATCAGGCGTCGAGGTGCGAGCGGAGCTGGTGAGCCTCGTGCCGTTCGGTACCGACGGTTACGCGAGCGCTGTCTACGAGTGGCAGTCCCCGGAAGGCTCCGGCCGGCACCAAAAAGGTGCGAGCGTGGGCCACGCCCACGTCGTCGGAGAGAGCTACCCCCTCGTCTTCGACCCGCAGAACATAAGGCGGGTGCACCTGGGGACGAAGGTCGCGGTCCGCAGGGAGCGCAAGCGCCGCCTGGGCTACGTACGCAACGCCCGGCGAATGGCCCTCCTGGCCCTCGCGGGCGGCGCCTTGGCGACGGTGGGGCTGATCATCAGCCCCTGA
- a CDS encoding STAS domain-containing protein, whose translation MSSSTADVRQRLTKVLQERAEAVADCWVRLQLDQAELGNGMGEGELREEADRLVSALLAGLGTSLPVKQVVTAHADLNRAVTEMSLRRARAGATPTATFLAVLALKEALLEAVQHNTEDAGNLFAAALLVNELLDAAGALSFATYVEGREEIIRRQSRQLLEVSTPVVRLWHQILAVPLIGTLDTARAQVVMENLLQAIAEHEAQVAIIDITAVPTVDTAVAEHLMHTVHAVRLMGADCVISGIRPSIAQTIAQLGIDLSGILTRATLSDALSEAVKITAGAGPGPQSLVSR comes from the coding sequence ATGAGCAGCAGTACGGCCGACGTGCGACAGCGTCTCACGAAAGTGCTGCAGGAGCGCGCTGAGGCGGTGGCGGACTGTTGGGTGCGGCTGCAGCTGGATCAGGCCGAATTGGGAAACGGCATGGGTGAGGGCGAGCTCAGGGAGGAAGCAGACCGCCTCGTGTCCGCCCTTCTGGCGGGCCTGGGGACTTCACTGCCTGTGAAGCAGGTGGTGACCGCTCACGCCGACCTGAACCGAGCCGTGACCGAGATGTCTCTGCGTCGAGCCCGTGCGGGAGCCACCCCGACGGCCACTTTCCTGGCGGTCCTCGCTCTGAAAGAGGCACTGCTGGAAGCGGTGCAGCACAACACAGAAGACGCCGGGAACCTCTTCGCGGCCGCGCTCTTGGTCAACGAACTCCTCGACGCGGCAGGGGCCCTGTCCTTCGCCACCTATGTCGAAGGACGAGAGGAGATCATCCGCCGACAGAGCCGTCAGCTGCTGGAGGTATCGACCCCGGTGGTACGGCTGTGGCACCAGATCCTTGCCGTTCCGCTGATCGGTACCCTCGACACCGCGCGTGCCCAGGTGGTGATGGAGAACCTTCTCCAGGCCATCGCAGAGCACGAGGCACAGGTTGCGATAATCGACATCACTGCTGTTCCGACGGTCGACACCGCGGTCGCCGAGCACCTGATGCACACCGTCCACGCGGTGCGCCTCATGGGCGCGGACTGTGTCATCAGCGGCATCCGGCCGTCGATAGCGCAGACCATCGCCCAGCTCGGCATCGACCTGTCCGGCATTCTCACCAGGGCCACTCTCTCCGACGCCTTGTCCGAGGCTGTGAAGATCACCGCCGGAGCCGGTCCGGGACCGCAGAGCCTGGTTTCCCGGTGA
- a CDS encoding STAS domain-containing protein — MTPRPPVAVPILRLGDVLVTGFLDNLDDRTAVAFSLELTERIAQDRARGVLIDISRLEIIDSFAARTLMEVTAMARLMGARLIVAGMRPAVAVTLVELGLELTGVETAVHAEQAMSVLGWHSSQQPLKGAPYDTAS; from the coding sequence GTGACGCCCCGCCCACCGGTCGCGGTCCCCATCCTGCGTCTGGGGGACGTCCTGGTGACCGGCTTCCTCGACAACCTCGACGACCGGACCGCGGTCGCGTTCAGCCTGGAACTCACCGAACGCATCGCGCAGGACAGGGCCCGCGGTGTGCTCATCGACATCTCCCGTCTGGAGATCATCGACTCTTTCGCGGCCCGCACCCTCATGGAAGTCACCGCCATGGCCCGCCTGATGGGAGCCCGGCTGATTGTGGCCGGCATGCGGCCCGCGGTGGCCGTCACGCTCGTCGAGCTGGGCCTGGAACTCACCGGAGTCGAAACCGCTGTCCACGCAGAACAGGCCATGTCCGTTCTGGGATGGCATTCGAGCCAGCAGCCCCTGAAGGGGGCCCCATATGACACAGCGAGCTGA
- a CDS encoding ATP-binding protein, translating to MTQRADSVHAPASAPPAPPIPDEPADPVQLALRTEEDLLSVRHAVRAASLEAGFGIVDQTRVVTAASELARNAYVHGGGGTLVIEHPRQDGRRGLRLTITDSGPGIGDIQQALADGFTTGGGLGHGLGGAKRLMDDFAVQSTPGQGTTVTVTRWARP from the coding sequence ATGACACAGCGAGCTGACAGCGTCCACGCACCCGCATCCGCCCCTCCCGCCCCACCCATTCCCGATGAGCCCGCCGATCCCGTGCAGCTCGCTCTGCGTACTGAGGAGGACCTGCTGTCGGTCCGCCATGCAGTACGTGCCGCGAGCCTCGAAGCCGGCTTCGGGATCGTGGACCAGACACGGGTGGTCACCGCCGCCAGTGAACTGGCCCGCAACGCCTACGTTCACGGCGGAGGAGGAACGCTGGTGATCGAGCACCCGCGCCAGGACGGCAGACGAGGACTGCGGCTGACGATCACCGACAGCGGCCCCGGGATCGGCGACATCCAGCAAGCCCTCGCCGACGGGTTCACGACCGGCGGCGGACTCGGCCACGGCCTGGGCGGCGCGAAACGCCTGATGGACGACTTCGCCGTGCAGAGCACGCCAGGTCAGGGCACGACGGTGACGGTCACCCGATGGGCACGCCCGTGA
- a CDS encoding SpoIIE family protein phosphatase codes for MGTPVTLPFAAPTAYIRIDHYSAVHLAAETARTAAKACGLSGALPDRAAVVASELASSVVKHATDGALYIQPLPLGGGLEILAADHGPGMPQLQRCLTDGYSTTSTLGAGLGAVKRIATSFAIETHPGTGTLACARLALPGDLQAARQETGLVCLPADKEAQSGDTAAVLETGTVRTAAVIDGLGHGPEAAEAARSALRSFHAAAEAPLPDILTAMHRALRHSRGAAVGITRLYVDRAEYCGIGNVRLVTLSHQQVHDRVSGQPGVVGWRMPAPSVRRLRLPPGTTILMHTDGIDPRCSHTPSDFTLRLPVPLLAAAIAHRYRRFQDDATVLTARPRREASCT; via the coding sequence ATGGGCACGCCCGTGACCCTGCCTTTCGCGGCCCCGACCGCGTACATCCGAATCGACCACTACAGCGCCGTACACCTTGCGGCGGAAACCGCCCGCACCGCCGCGAAGGCGTGCGGCCTCTCCGGTGCCCTACCGGACCGGGCTGCGGTCGTCGCCTCCGAACTCGCAAGCAGCGTGGTCAAACACGCCACCGACGGCGCCCTCTACATCCAGCCGCTCCCGCTGGGCGGCGGCCTGGAGATCCTTGCCGCCGACCACGGCCCCGGCATGCCGCAACTCCAGCGGTGCCTCACCGACGGATACAGCACCACCAGCACCCTCGGCGCCGGCCTCGGCGCAGTCAAGCGCATCGCGACGTCCTTCGCGATCGAGACCCACCCCGGCACCGGAACCCTGGCCTGCGCCCGACTGGCTCTCCCCGGCGACCTGCAAGCCGCCCGACAGGAGACAGGACTCGTCTGCCTGCCCGCTGACAAGGAAGCGCAAAGCGGAGACACCGCCGCGGTCCTGGAGACCGGCACAGTCCGCACCGCGGCCGTCATCGACGGACTGGGCCACGGCCCCGAGGCCGCCGAAGCCGCCCGAAGCGCTCTGCGTTCCTTCCACGCCGCCGCCGAAGCGCCCCTCCCCGACATCCTGACCGCCATGCACCGAGCCTTGCGCCACAGCCGGGGCGCCGCGGTCGGCATCACCCGCCTGTACGTCGACCGGGCCGAATACTGCGGCATCGGCAACGTACGCCTGGTCACCCTCTCCCACCAGCAGGTGCACGACCGCGTGAGTGGCCAGCCCGGCGTTGTCGGCTGGCGCATGCCCGCTCCGTCGGTGCGCCGGCTTCGCCTGCCGCCAGGAACAACGATCCTCATGCACACCGACGGCATCGACCCGCGGTGCTCGCACACCCCTTCGGACTTCACACTGCGCCTGCCCGTTCCGCTGCTCGCGGCAGCGATCGCACACCGTTACCGCCGCTTTCAGGACGACGCCACCGTGCTGACGGCCCGCCCGCGACGGGAGGCCTCGTGCACCTGA
- a CDS encoding PP2C family protein-serine/threonine phosphatase, translated as MHLNRYATSASLRQAVRSLARDHRLPADVRGRLVLSVTDLAEPEFRAGRSVALTASCESGPGDGGLLTVTFHASRIAGSVVPGDLPLPAPAISGHTATWHISTPAVDPPCTDDHRLAPSPVGSQVPPTVESCDSDEEMRAALARADSLTAEYRLLKHELAETNAGVVALYVQLEEQDERLRQAYGEVLREFEDALRPPPPVVAGLQLAVHYAPADPTAPTGGDLYDWFILPDGTLHITVVDAVGHGVRSTRSALNVTHAVRTLALEGHPLQSILARTHDILMPFDPKLMATVLLVRLDPASGEMQIANGSHPPALLVRADGSAQYLQVRGRGIGFPFPGSDDVLSMPLAPGDLLLLYTDGLTESRKDLLEGEIRLVQAAQTHAHRTVAEIPSAIAADMHTIVLHADDTLAMAFRRSLPPP; from the coding sequence GTGCACCTGAACCGCTATGCCACGTCGGCCTCGCTCCGCCAGGCGGTCAGGTCCCTGGCCCGGGACCATCGGCTGCCGGCAGATGTCCGCGGCCGCCTGGTGCTGTCGGTGACCGACCTCGCCGAACCCGAGTTCCGTGCCGGCCGGTCCGTCGCTCTCACCGCGTCGTGCGAGAGCGGACCGGGCGACGGAGGCCTGCTGACCGTCACCTTCCATGCGTCCCGGATCGCAGGATCTGTCGTTCCCGGCGATCTGCCCCTTCCCGCACCGGCGATCTCCGGTCATACGGCGACCTGGCACATCTCGACGCCTGCCGTCGACCCGCCGTGTACGGACGATCACCGCTTGGCGCCCTCGCCCGTCGGCTCGCAGGTACCGCCGACCGTCGAATCGTGCGACAGCGACGAGGAAATGCGCGCCGCGCTCGCCCGGGCCGACAGCCTTACCGCCGAATACCGTCTCCTCAAGCACGAACTCGCCGAGACCAACGCCGGAGTCGTCGCCCTCTACGTGCAGCTCGAGGAGCAGGACGAGCGGCTGCGCCAGGCGTACGGAGAGGTCCTGCGGGAATTCGAGGACGCCCTGCGGCCACCGCCACCTGTCGTCGCGGGCCTCCAGCTCGCGGTCCACTACGCGCCCGCCGACCCCACCGCCCCCACGGGCGGCGACCTCTACGACTGGTTCATCCTGCCCGACGGCACCCTCCACATCACCGTCGTGGACGCGGTCGGCCACGGCGTACGCAGTACCCGCAGCGCCCTCAACGTCACCCACGCCGTGCGAACCCTGGCCCTCGAAGGCCATCCGCTGCAGTCGATCCTGGCCCGCACCCACGACATCCTCATGCCGTTCGACCCGAAACTGATGGCGACCGTGCTCCTGGTTCGACTCGATCCCGCCAGCGGAGAAATGCAGATCGCCAACGGAAGCCATCCGCCCGCGCTGCTGGTGCGTGCCGACGGCAGCGCGCAGTATCTCCAGGTGCGTGGCCGCGGCATCGGGTTCCCCTTTCCCGGAAGCGACGACGTCCTGTCCATGCCCCTCGCCCCGGGAGATCTCCTACTCCTCTACACCGACGGCCTCACGGAAAGCCGCAAAGACCTGCTGGAGGGTGAGATCCGGCTGGTCCAGGCCGCCCAGACCCACGCCCACCGCACCGTGGCCGAGATCCCTTCCGCCATCGCTGCCGACATGCACACCATCGTTCTCCACGCGGATGACACCCTGGCCATGGCGTTTCGCCGCAGCCTTCCGCCTCCTTAG
- a CDS encoding MarR family winged helix-turn-helix transcriptional regulator codes for MLDNEATDKQVPGWPGEEMPRIAPSVSREQVALEACRLLEMLEVLWGRSGEASSLPPVSPSQLRVLTVIEKWDGVNLRDLGEALGSTPPSVSRLCDRLEAAGLIQRSRGTANRREVELRLSPGGHRALKQMRAWRSGEIEAVLTRVPEADLGALAESLQTFRTAARLHIGPEETGHSTGSRTA; via the coding sequence GTGCTCGACAACGAGGCGACTGACAAACAGGTACCCGGGTGGCCGGGCGAGGAAATGCCCCGCATCGCGCCATCGGTCAGCCGCGAACAAGTGGCCCTTGAGGCGTGCAGGCTTCTGGAAATGCTGGAGGTGCTCTGGGGTCGAAGCGGAGAAGCCTCGAGCCTCCCTCCGGTCTCCCCGTCGCAGCTCCGCGTGCTGACCGTGATCGAAAAATGGGACGGCGTGAACCTGCGCGACCTCGGCGAAGCGCTCGGCTCCACGCCGCCTTCGGTCAGCCGTCTGTGCGACCGGCTGGAAGCGGCGGGCCTCATCCAGCGCTCTCGCGGGACGGCCAACCGCCGTGAAGTCGAACTCAGACTGAGCCCCGGCGGACACAGGGCGCTCAAACAGATGCGCGCCTGGCGATCGGGTGAGATCGAGGCCGTCCTGACGAGGGTCCCCGAAGCAGACCTCGGAGCTCTGGCCGAAAGCCTGCAGACTTTCCGCACTGCGGCACGCCTCCACATAGGCCCCGAGGAGACCGGACACAGCACGGGCAGCAGAACCGCCTGA
- a CDS encoding PP2C family protein-serine/threonine phosphatase, translated as MRNRSEVWLGAAESALRAAPPTALLPAAGRLLATYLQASEVTLLLADYGLSVLQPVTQLPHTGSQVPVRDGSAAGRAFAAQAPVVEVTDAPGIVIAHLPVTVRGDHLGVLSVRLPEPAEGALRTLELAAFATALGHELIVAERDTDLYLQARRRRRLTLAAEMQWQLLPGRGLSRQEYTLGAHLEPAYAIGGDNFDWNTTDDVLTVTCTDGQGHGIDAALLTNLAVSALRNARRAGVPLEEQASLASEAVYAQYGGKRSAPTLLLSLDLGTGSGQAVDAGSPQVFRVRDSLVERVALETQTPLGMFQETEYRKTPFSVAPGDRLVIVSSGVHGSQGQDGRAFGERALRETIAATQRSSTQETAQALVDGLVQYHGGSDLTQDAAVICLDWRGRQPLEA; from the coding sequence ATGAGAAACCGTTCAGAAGTCTGGCTCGGTGCCGCGGAGAGCGCGCTGAGGGCCGCGCCCCCTACCGCGCTCCTGCCGGCGGCCGGCCGCCTGCTGGCCACCTACCTGCAGGCGAGCGAGGTGACCCTGCTGCTGGCGGACTACGGCCTTTCCGTCCTCCAACCGGTCACGCAGCTGCCCCACACCGGATCCCAGGTCCCGGTCCGCGACGGCTCGGCGGCCGGCCGGGCTTTCGCCGCCCAGGCGCCGGTCGTCGAGGTCACCGACGCCCCCGGCATCGTGATCGCCCACCTGCCGGTCACCGTGCGCGGCGACCACCTGGGCGTGCTCTCCGTGCGCCTTCCCGAGCCCGCCGAGGGTGCTCTGCGCACGCTGGAACTCGCCGCCTTCGCCACAGCCCTGGGGCATGAGCTGATCGTGGCCGAACGGGACACCGACCTCTACCTGCAGGCCCGCCGCCGTCGGCGCCTCACCCTGGCCGCCGAGATGCAGTGGCAGCTTCTTCCGGGCCGCGGACTGAGCCGACAGGAGTACACCCTCGGCGCCCACCTGGAACCGGCCTACGCCATCGGCGGGGACAACTTCGACTGGAACACCACCGACGATGTCTTGACTGTCACGTGCACCGACGGTCAGGGGCACGGCATCGACGCCGCCCTGCTGACGAACCTCGCCGTCAGTGCACTGCGCAACGCCCGCCGCGCCGGCGTCCCCCTCGAAGAGCAGGCCTCTCTCGCCAGCGAGGCGGTGTATGCCCAGTACGGCGGGAAACGCAGCGCACCGACGTTGCTGCTCAGCCTTGACCTGGGCACAGGCTCAGGCCAGGCCGTGGACGCCGGCTCCCCGCAGGTGTTCCGGGTACGCGACAGCCTGGTGGAACGGGTGGCCCTCGAAACCCAGACCCCGCTGGGAATGTTCCAGGAGACCGAGTACCGCAAGACGCCCTTCAGTGTCGCCCCGGGGGACCGGCTGGTCATCGTCAGCAGCGGCGTGCATGGTTCCCAGGGCCAGGACGGCCGTGCCTTCGGTGAGCGCGCCCTGCGCGAGACCATAGCCGCCACCCAGAGATCCTCGACTCAGGAAACCGCCCAGGCACTCGTCGACGGGCTCGTGCAGTACCACGGAGGCAGCGACCTCACTCAGGACGCGGCGGTGATCTGCCTGGACTGGCGGGGAAGGCAGCCTCTCGAGGCCTGA
- a CDS encoding MarR family winged helix-turn-helix transcriptional regulator yields MSRAEPPEDPLYEMACGVAEAAGALMDLWERAAQSAPPRLSALQLRALVGVRGSPGINLTRLSEEIAATAPATSRLCDRLEAAGLLRRDRADSDRREIVLTLTEHGRQAIDVLLVQRSRAIYEVLGHVPVEQCQELLSGLRAFTRAAETAPPDRRQ; encoded by the coding sequence GTGAGCCGTGCGGAACCGCCCGAAGATCCGCTGTACGAGATGGCCTGCGGGGTGGCCGAGGCTGCTGGGGCCTTGATGGACCTCTGGGAGCGGGCGGCTCAGAGCGCTCCTCCGCGCCTGTCGGCTCTGCAGCTGCGGGCGCTGGTGGGGGTACGGGGTTCGCCCGGGATCAATCTCACCCGCCTGTCCGAGGAAATCGCCGCGACGGCTCCCGCTACCAGCAGGCTCTGCGACCGGCTGGAGGCCGCCGGGCTGCTGCGCCGCGACCGCGCCGACTCCGACCGACGTGAGATCGTCCTGACACTGACCGAGCACGGTCGCCAGGCCATCGACGTACTGCTGGTCCAGCGCAGCCGAGCGATCTATGAGGTTCTCGGACATGTACCGGTCGAGCAGTGCCAGGAGCTCCTGAGCGGTCTGCGAGCCTTCACCCGGGCAGCAGAAACGGCCCCGCCTGACCGCAGGCAGTGA
- a CDS encoding PP2C family protein-serine/threonine phosphatase gives MTNFLAVERALRTAAPHDLFRTVRAALMEHFRALEVELLMADYSLTVLQPVTALPYTAEPLPVHASSEGRAFGSQEPYGQYAAQDGAVDLHLPVTVRGDRLGILTVRMPKDACTSETVGELTDLAELLGHEIVVAERDTDLYLQARRASRLTLAAEMQWQLLPARACSRPEYAIGAQLEPAYDIHGDNFDWSTSAETLTLTVTNGMGEGIRASLLTNLAVNALRNARRAGVGIADQAALADQALYGQYRGREYVSTLLLSFELNSGRAQVVDAGSPQLWRYRNRCVERLEFEAQFPLGMFEESPYTAQEFQALPGDRLVFVSDGVYAAASAGGEAYSERALARAIQATSLLPAAAVPRAILEELTAYRAADADDDAMVLCMDWFGRAAAS, from the coding sequence ATGACGAACTTCCTGGCCGTGGAACGTGCGCTGCGCACGGCGGCGCCTCACGACCTCTTCCGCACGGTGCGCGCTGCCCTGATGGAGCATTTCCGCGCGCTGGAGGTAGAACTCCTTATGGCCGACTACAGCCTCACCGTCCTGCAGCCGGTGACCGCTCTGCCGTACACGGCGGAGCCGCTGCCTGTTCACGCCAGCTCGGAGGGCCGCGCGTTCGGCAGTCAGGAGCCGTACGGGCAATACGCGGCGCAGGACGGTGCCGTGGACCTTCACCTGCCGGTGACCGTCCGCGGCGATCGCCTGGGCATCCTCACGGTGCGCATGCCAAAGGATGCGTGTACCTCCGAGACCGTCGGCGAGCTGACCGACCTGGCAGAGCTGCTGGGGCACGAGATCGTCGTGGCCGAACGCGACACCGATCTGTATCTCCAGGCCCGCCGTGCGAGCCGTCTCACCCTGGCGGCCGAGATGCAGTGGCAGCTACTGCCGGCACGGGCATGCTCCCGGCCGGAGTACGCCATCGGAGCTCAGCTGGAGCCGGCGTACGACATCCACGGGGACAACTTCGACTGGTCCACCAGCGCCGAGACCCTCACCCTCACGGTGACCAATGGCATGGGGGAAGGGATCCGGGCTTCGCTCCTGACCAATCTTGCCGTCAATGCGCTGCGCAACGCCCGGCGTGCCGGTGTCGGCATCGCCGACCAGGCGGCGCTGGCCGACCAGGCCCTCTACGGGCAGTACCGGGGGCGCGAGTACGTATCCACCCTCCTTTTGTCCTTCGAGCTGAACTCCGGGCGCGCGCAGGTCGTCGATGCCGGGTCTCCCCAGCTGTGGCGGTACCGGAACAGGTGCGTGGAGCGCCTCGAGTTCGAGGCGCAGTTCCCCTTGGGGATGTTCGAGGAGTCGCCGTACACCGCGCAGGAGTTTCAGGCCCTGCCCGGTGACCGGTTGGTCTTCGTAAGTGACGGGGTGTATGCGGCCGCAAGCGCGGGGGGTGAGGCGTACAGCGAGCGTGCTCTGGCCCGGGCGATCCAGGCCACCAGCTTGCTGCCGGCCGCCGCGGTACCCCGGGCGATCCTCGAGGAACTGACGGCCTACCGGGCCGCCGACGCCGATGACGATGCGATGGTCCTGTGCATGGACTGGTTCGGTCGGGCCGCCGCGAGCTGA
- a CDS encoding PRC-barrel domain-containing protein — MTEHVWSFKSTAGYLAGTDLTGFEVEATDGRVGKVDKHSDEVGDAYLVVDTGVWIFGKEVLLPASVVVRIDAAERKIYVDRTKGQIKDAPEFHRDQHLGNAGYRDGLGTYYGIGVPFGGPPA, encoded by the coding sequence GTGACTGAGCATGTGTGGAGTTTCAAGTCGACCGCCGGCTACCTGGCCGGTACCGATCTGACCGGCTTCGAGGTCGAGGCGACCGACGGGCGCGTCGGCAAGGTCGACAAGCACTCCGACGAGGTCGGTGACGCTTATCTGGTGGTGGACACCGGTGTGTGGATCTTCGGCAAGGAGGTACTGCTCCCGGCGAGCGTCGTGGTCCGTATCGACGCTGCCGAGCGGAAGATCTACGTCGACCGTACCAAGGGCCAGATCAAGGACGCCCCGGAGTTCCATCGCGACCAGCACCTCGGCAACGCCGGCTACCGCGACGGCCTGGGCACGTACTACGGCATCGGTGTGCCGTTCGGCGGACCCCCGGCCTGA
- a CDS encoding 2Fe-2S iron-sulfur cluster-binding protein, with product MRVNGTDHVLDIDHRVTLLDALRETLDLTGSKKGCDHGQCGACTVLVDGRRVNSCLLFAVAQDGCEVTTVEGLADADGSPHPIQRAFLAHDAFQCGYCTPGQLCSAVGVLEEAAAGHPSHVTAPGSDSGPVALTPEEIRERLSGNLCRCGAYNGIVDAVAEAAAGTTPTDRPRDARPAPDARPHPDVIM from the coding sequence CTGCGCGTCAACGGCACCGACCACGTCCTCGACATCGACCACCGCGTCACCCTTCTCGACGCCCTGCGCGAAACCCTGGACCTGACGGGCTCCAAGAAAGGATGCGACCACGGACAGTGCGGCGCCTGCACCGTTCTCGTGGACGGCCGCCGCGTCAACAGCTGTCTGCTGTTCGCCGTCGCTCAGGACGGCTGCGAGGTCACCACCGTCGAGGGCCTCGCCGACGCCGACGGATCCCCGCACCCGATCCAGCGGGCGTTCCTCGCCCACGACGCGTTCCAATGCGGCTACTGCACCCCGGGACAGCTGTGCTCCGCAGTGGGCGTCCTCGAGGAAGCCGCCGCCGGCCATCCCTCGCACGTCACCGCTCCCGGCTCGGACTCCGGCCCCGTCGCCCTGACCCCCGAGGAAATCCGCGAGCGGCTCAGCGGCAACCTCTGCCGGTGCGGCGCCTACAACGGCATCGTCGACGCCGTTGCCGAAGCCGCGGCGGGCACCACCCCCACCGACCGTCCCCGCGACGCCCGCCCGGCCCCCGACGCCCGCCCCCACCCGGACGTGATCATGTGA
- a CDS encoding FAD binding domain-containing protein: MKPFAYVRATSLQEAVTAYAGHPRSRYLAGGTNLVDLMKHGVETPATLIDITRLPLHDIEQLPGGGLRIGATVPNSDLAAHPLVRTRYPALSQALLAGASGQLRNVATTGGNLLQRTRCPYFQDLSKPCNKREPGTGCGARDGVHRDLAVLGHSEHCVATHPSDMAVALAALDATVELYGDEEGPRSIAAADFHRLPGTHPEQDTVIRPGELITAVVLPPPAPDAVSLYRKARDRASYAFALASVAAVLELGDGHVRHVALAFGGLAHRPWRATTAEQLLTGARPTDEAVREAVDAELSRARPLRDNAFKVPLARNLARDALTTLVRAADGGPTAAHRP, translated from the coding sequence GTGAAGCCCTTCGCCTACGTACGGGCCACCAGCCTCCAGGAAGCCGTGACCGCCTACGCCGGCCACCCGCGCTCCCGCTACCTGGCCGGCGGAACCAACCTGGTCGACCTGATGAAACACGGCGTCGAGACCCCGGCCACCCTGATCGACATCACCCGGCTGCCCCTGCACGACATCGAGCAGCTGCCCGGGGGAGGGCTCCGCATCGGCGCCACCGTCCCCAACAGCGACCTGGCCGCGCACCCCCTCGTACGCACCCGGTACCCCGCACTGTCCCAGGCCCTCCTCGCCGGCGCGTCCGGCCAGCTGCGCAACGTGGCCACCACAGGCGGGAACCTGCTCCAGCGCACCCGCTGCCCGTACTTCCAGGACCTGTCCAAGCCCTGCAACAAACGCGAGCCCGGCACCGGATGCGGTGCCCGCGACGGCGTGCACCGCGACCTCGCAGTCCTGGGCCACTCCGAGCACTGCGTGGCCACCCACCCCTCCGACATGGCAGTCGCCCTTGCCGCCCTCGACGCCACGGTCGAGCTGTACGGGGACGAGGAGGGCCCCCGGAGCATCGCGGCGGCCGACTTCCACCGGCTGCCCGGAACGCACCCCGAGCAGGACACCGTGATCCGCCCCGGAGAACTCATCACCGCCGTGGTCCTGCCCCCGCCGGCCCCCGACGCCGTCTCCCTCTACCGCAAGGCCCGCGACCGCGCCTCGTACGCCTTCGCCCTGGCGTCCGTCGCCGCCGTCCTGGAACTCGGGGACGGCCATGTGCGGCACGTCGCCCTCGCCTTCGGCGGCCTGGCCCACCGCCCCTGGCGGGCCACCACCGCCGAACAGCTCCTCACGGGCGCCCGGCCCACCGACGAGGCCGTGCGCGAGGCCGTCGACGCCGAACTCTCCCGGGCCCGGCCCCTGCGGGACAACGCCTTCAAGGTCCCCCTCGCCCGCAACCTCGCCCGCGACGCCCTCACGACCCTGGTCCGCGCCGCCGACGGCGGGCCCACCGCCGCACACCGCCCGTAG